In Galactobacillus timonensis, the genomic window CCGTTTTTCTTCGCTGAAAATAGTTTTAAGGACATTCGACAAGGAAAATAATACCCGTATTTGACTTGCCTACAGCAATTTTTGTAAAAATATTATGCTAGCTATTGACATTTAACTAGTCAAATATTAAATTATGACTAGTCATATAAAAGCCGGCAAATATGAGGAAAGAGAGATGGGAATGATCAGGATAGTACTTGCGTCTCACGGGAAACTTGCAGACGGTATGAAGGACTCGGTTGGAATTATTGCGGGAAGCACAGAACGGATACAGACGCTCTGCGCATATACAGAAGGGGCATCTTCTGTAGATGTACTGATTGACAGACTTTTCTCCTCCGCAGATCCAGGGGATACGTACGTAGTGATTACAGATGTTCTTGGAGGCTCAGTAAATACCGAATTTGCAAAGAAACAGAGACAGTATGGGTATAGTCTTGTATTCGGCATGAATCTGGCATTGGTTCTGGAAATTCTGCAGATTAACGATGCTGAAGATATCCAGGCCCGACTTTCAGAAATAGTCGAAAACAATAAAAATTTCATCGGCTGCTTTGTACAGTCAGCTGAGGAAGAAACAGAGGACTTTTGAGGAAAATCATTATGATTCTAATGATGAGAGTGGATTACCGCCTTCTTCACGGGCAGATCGTATATAGCTGGGTAAGACATCTGAATGCTGACTGCATATTGATTGCGAATGATGCGATCGTCAACGACAGTGTCAATAAAATGGCTATGCGGGCTGCCAAACCGGAAGGAACCAAACTGGTAATTAAGGACATTCAGAATTCAATTACAGCAATTAACAGCGGAGTTACAGATAAGTACCGATTATTTGTGATCGTAGGGTGCGTTGCCGATGCATATAAACTTGCAAAGGCATGCCCTGCAATTAAAAAAATCAATCTGGGCAATGTTATCGGACAGCCTGATTACCGTCAGATCAACAAGACATTCAGTGTTTCAGGTGAAGAAGAAGGAATGCTGAATGAACTTCTTGACGCAGGGGATGAGATCTTTGCCCAAAGCGTACCATCG contains:
- a CDS encoding PTS sugar transporter subunit IIA yields the protein MTSHIKAGKYEEREMGMIRIVLASHGKLADGMKDSVGIIAGSTERIQTLCAYTEGASSVDVLIDRLFSSADPGDTYVVITDVLGGSVNTEFAKKQRQYGYSLVFGMNLALVLEILQINDAEDIQARLSEIVENNKNFIGCFVQSAEEETEDF
- a CDS encoding PTS sugar transporter subunit IIB, with amino-acid sequence MILMMRVDYRLLHGQIVYSWVRHLNADCILIANDAIVNDSVNKMAMRAAKPEGTKLVIKDIQNSITAINSGVTDKYRLFVIVGCVADAYKLAKACPAIKKINLGNVIGQPDYRQINKTFSVSGEEEGMLNELLDAGDEIFAQSVPSMKQTDYTK